One window from the genome of Jeotgalibaca sp. MA1X17-3 encodes:
- the comGB gene encoding competence type IV pilus assembly protein ComGB, producing MALLQRKIFKSINSSKKWKIHQQSYFLERLSELLKEGFSLGEALSFLQMMMEKEKKDIEGMMEKMEEGKSFPESLIQFGFSEQVISQLHLSLLHANFTDTLKLCSTHIIEKQKQFGNLKKVVVYPLFLLLFSIFMLLAIREVLLPTLESSLLSNEESTNYFVYILLFFLKYLPQLLLGAIFIFGLIYVLLKRWLSHKNVLERASIFCKVPIIGKWYLNYYSSLFSRELSYFYLNGQSIYKIVEALQAETSTLFMHQISLVMEEGLKKGDHLKIIIDQFPFFRKELSWIIYQGELTSQVGVKLKIYSQECHRTMMQDIEKKINLLQPLLFSFIGFIVVFVYAILMLPMLNMIGGF from the coding sequence GTGGCTTTATTACAAAGAAAGATTTTCAAGAGTATCAACTCTTCTAAAAAATGGAAGATTCATCAGCAAAGTTATTTTTTAGAACGTCTCTCTGAATTATTAAAAGAAGGATTTTCTTTAGGAGAGGCTTTATCTTTTCTTCAAATGATGATGGAAAAAGAAAAGAAAGATATTGAAGGTATGATGGAAAAAATGGAAGAAGGAAAATCGTTTCCAGAATCATTAATTCAATTTGGCTTTTCAGAACAAGTGATTAGTCAACTCCATCTCTCTTTGCTACACGCTAATTTTACAGATACATTAAAACTTTGCTCTACTCACATTATTGAAAAACAAAAACAATTTGGAAATTTAAAAAAAGTAGTGGTTTATCCTCTTTTCTTATTACTATTTTCTATATTTATGTTATTAGCGATCCGAGAAGTTTTATTACCAACGTTAGAGTCATCTTTACTATCAAATGAAGAGAGTACAAATTATTTTGTTTACATTTTACTTTTTTTTCTAAAATATCTACCTCAACTGTTACTAGGAGCTATTTTCATTTTCGGGCTTATTTACGTCCTTTTAAAAAGATGGCTTTCACACAAAAACGTGTTGGAAAGGGCAAGCATCTTTTGTAAGGTACCAATCATTGGAAAATGGTATCTCAATTATTATAGTTCTTTATTTAGTAGAGAACTATCTTACTTTTACTTAAATGGACAATCTATTTACAAAATTGTAGAAGCACTTCAAGCAGAGACTTCAACATTATTCATGCATCAAATTTCGTTAGTAATGGAAGAAGGATTAAAGAAGGGAGACCATCTAAAGATAATTATTGATCAGTTTCCTTTTTTTAGAAAAGAATTAAGTTGGATCATCTATCAAGGAGAGTTAACCAGTCAGGTAGGAGTCAAATTAAAAATTTATAGTCAAGAATGTCATCGAACGATGATGCAAGATATAGAAAAAAAGATTAATTTATTGCAACCTTTGTTGTTTTCATTTATTGGATTCATTGTTGTTTTTGTTTATGCCATATTGATGTTGCCCATGCTAAATATGATAGGAGGATTTTAA
- a CDS encoding YitT family protein: MKRGLSRSIFLSVIGAFIFSIAINMFSIPNNLGEGGVTGLSLMIFYVSEIPVYISTIVFNGFILLIGYRYLDKRTMRLTIFATILTSIFLYLTADWNFIMEHAILAPLCSGALVGFGIGVIFQAGGSTAGTDIIALIINKYFGWSTSVSLLILDILIVVPSIFIIGLENVVLTIVHLYVQTKVLNFILEGYNPKKSVMIISEKHQEIANEIDRLLGRGMTLFNAEGYFRSNPTKVIMVVISRQQVMPLSRLVKQIDPNAFVVLTEVQSVTGEGFSYVLSDEESQQKINEFVEIGENLPTDADARKKRKKRS; encoded by the coding sequence TTGAAAAGAGGTCTAAGTAGATCAATTTTTCTATCTGTCATAGGAGCATTCATATTTTCAATAGCAATTAACATGTTTTCCATCCCCAATAATTTAGGTGAAGGTGGAGTTACAGGACTAAGTTTAATGATTTTTTATGTGTCAGAGATTCCTGTTTATATTTCTACGATTGTATTCAATGGATTTATTTTATTAATTGGATATCGATATTTAGATAAACGTACTATGCGACTCACTATTTTTGCGACTATCTTGACATCTATTTTTCTTTACCTTACTGCTGATTGGAATTTCATAATGGAACATGCTATTTTAGCCCCACTTTGTTCAGGAGCTTTGGTAGGTTTTGGAATTGGAGTGATTTTTCAAGCCGGTGGTTCAACTGCAGGAACAGATATTATTGCCTTAATTATTAATAAATATTTTGGATGGAGCACTAGTGTTTCATTACTCATCCTAGATATTCTGATTGTAGTCCCTTCTATCTTTATTATTGGATTAGAGAATGTCGTTTTAACGATTGTTCATCTTTATGTTCAAACGAAAGTATTAAATTTTATTCTAGAAGGCTACAATCCTAAAAAATCTGTAATGATTATTTCGGAGAAACACCAAGAAATTGCAAATGAAATTGACCGTTTATTAGGAAGAGGCATGACTTTATTCAATGCTGAAGGATATTTTAGGAGTAATCCTACAAAAGTAATTATGGTCGTTATTAGCCGTCAACAAGTGATGCCTCTAAGTAGATTAGTGAAACAAATCGATCCAAACGCATTTGTTGTCTTAACAGAGGTTCAAAGTGTCACTGGTGAAGGTTTTTCATATGTACTATCGGATGAAGAATCACAACAAAAAATTAACGAATTTGTTGAAATAGGTGAAAATTTACCTACGGATGCAGATGCTAGAAAGAAACGAAAAAAAAGAAGTTGA
- the comGF gene encoding competence type IV pilus minor pilin ComGF: MNIFLAIKMNLKNQEGFTLLESLLALFVNSLIVLLIGSLLHSAQNMKDSLQHEKNIEWHIFLNQAEHDLLNKKIKSRTPKIITLSEDGTKTTYTYMLKATELRRQKDNTGYVPMLTEVRDLNFQDAIGGIKIQSVFKNEKEMEAYLPIEIYTEKELNSLNNEQGGILPIVLVSIFLLELSFFGTFRIYQNKMYTYETLVNHYQSQTLFAYSEKIIKDEFILSGKKVPSSFSFNIGEVMIVSLSSEQYQITSQLTSGFSEKKEVTIVKKIPTNDSQQTDEFESKKGSVPQKNSR, from the coding sequence TTGAATATCTTTCTAGCGATTAAAATGAATTTGAAAAATCAAGAAGGATTTACCTTGTTAGAAAGCTTACTTGCTTTATTTGTAAATAGCTTGATCGTCTTATTGATTGGTTCTCTTTTACATTCAGCACAAAATATGAAAGATTCTCTTCAGCATGAGAAAAATATTGAATGGCATATTTTTTTAAACCAAGCAGAACATGATCTCCTTAATAAAAAAATAAAAAGTAGAACACCTAAAATCATTACTTTGTCAGAAGATGGTACAAAAACTACGTATACGTATATGTTAAAAGCAACCGAATTAAGAAGACAAAAAGATAACACCGGATATGTCCCCATGCTTACAGAAGTACGAGATTTAAATTTTCAAGATGCTATAGGGGGGATAAAAATACAGAGTGTGTTCAAAAATGAAAAGGAGATGGAGGCCTATCTACCTATTGAAATATACACAGAAAAAGAATTGAATTCATTGAATAATGAACAAGGTGGAATTCTCCCCATAGTTTTAGTAAGTATTTTTTTATTGGAGCTTAGCTTTTTTGGAACGTTTCGCATTTATCAAAATAAAATGTATACATATGAAACATTAGTCAATCATTACCAATCTCAAACTCTTTTTGCTTATTCCGAAAAAATAATAAAGGATGAATTTATTTTATCTGGAAAAAAAGTGCCAAGTAGTTTTAGTTTTAATATAGGGGAAGTCATGATAGTTAGCCTCTCATCAGAACAGTATCAAATCACTAGTCAGTTAACAAGTGGTTTTAGTGAGAAGAAAGAAGTAACGATAGTAAAAAAAATCCCCACAAATGACTCGCAACAAACTGATGAATTTGAAAGTAAAAAAGGATCTGTCCCCCAAAAAAACAGCCGATGA
- the comGA gene encoding competence type IV pilus ATPase ComGA, whose protein sequence is MEKRAADLLKLAVSRGVSDIHILPDQTSYKIHFRVSTGMQKVSEYPLELGERLISYFKFLSNMDVGERRKPQSGSCSYLVDQTTIELRLSTISNYLYQESLVLRILYSQTNELNEDMQVFFKKDSLHLEKLLNYKSGLILFSGPVGSGKTTTIYHLLRKKYATEPIQIITMEDPVEIKEPNFLQTQINEKAGISYSALIKQSLRHHPDILVIGEIRDEETAKMVIRSALTGHLVLATIHAKECLGVLERMLELDVSYEQLKQSLIGIVSQRLINKYCAICEGPCSVFCEHFPVHQKRAVLFEIISGDSLKKVMDKKGGNPQFKRRNQKLRTAYVCGFITKKDFQEYQLF, encoded by the coding sequence TTGGAGAAGAGAGCAGCAGATTTATTGAAACTAGCAGTTAGTAGAGGAGTCAGCGATATTCATATCCTTCCTGACCAAACTAGTTATAAAATTCATTTTCGAGTTTCTACGGGAATGCAAAAGGTGTCAGAGTATCCTTTAGAGCTTGGAGAAAGATTGATTTCATATTTTAAATTCCTATCAAATATGGATGTAGGGGAGAGACGAAAACCCCAGTCAGGTTCTTGTAGCTATTTAGTAGATCAAACTACCATTGAACTCAGATTGTCTACTATATCCAATTACCTGTATCAAGAATCCCTCGTTTTAAGAATTTTATATTCTCAAACAAATGAATTGAATGAAGATATGCAAGTGTTTTTCAAAAAAGATTCCCTGCACTTAGAAAAACTTTTAAATTATAAAAGTGGGCTTATCCTTTTTTCTGGGCCTGTTGGTTCTGGTAAAACAACAACCATCTATCATCTTTTACGCAAAAAATATGCAACAGAACCAATCCAAATCATTACGATGGAAGATCCAGTAGAAATTAAAGAACCCAATTTTTTACAAACACAAATAAATGAAAAGGCTGGTATTAGTTATTCTGCCTTAATTAAACAAAGTTTACGGCATCATCCAGATATTCTTGTGATTGGAGAAATTAGAGATGAAGAAACAGCTAAAATGGTTATTCGTAGTGCACTGACTGGTCATTTAGTATTAGCAACCATCCATGCAAAAGAATGTTTAGGAGTATTAGAGCGAATGCTGGAGTTAGATGTTTCCTACGAACAACTGAAGCAATCTTTGATTGGAATTGTTTCCCAACGGTTAATTAACAAGTATTGCGCAATATGTGAGGGACCTTGTTCAGTTTTTTGTGAACATTTTCCTGTTCATCAAAAGAGAGCTGTTTTGTTTGAAATAATATCCGGAGACTCTTTAAAAAAAGTAATGGACAAGAAAGGAGGGAACCCGCAATTTAAAAGAAGGAACCAAAAGTTGCGGACCGCCTATGTATGTGGCTTTATTACAAAGAAAGATTTTCAAGAGTATCAACTCTTCTAA
- a CDS encoding Asp23/Gls24 family envelope stress response protein, which produces MEETKIPLTNKDVNLGKIEIAPEVIEVISGIAANKIDGLYAMQGTFKTGVNELLGRSSLNKGVHLEVDENGLSVDVYCYVKYGVSVPKVALELQLKIKEQILFMSDLEVSMVNVHVVGLVNPKEDGKNYQVMHTELEENE; this is translated from the coding sequence ATGGAAGAAACAAAAATACCATTAACAAATAAAGATGTAAATTTAGGTAAAATTGAAATTGCACCTGAAGTAATCGAAGTAATATCAGGTATTGCAGCAAATAAAATTGATGGACTATACGCTATGCAAGGAACGTTTAAAACTGGCGTAAACGAGTTACTAGGACGTTCTTCTTTAAATAAAGGAGTCCACTTAGAAGTAGACGAGAATGGTCTTTCTGTTGATGTATATTGTTATGTAAAATATGGTGTCTCAGTACCGAAAGTAGCATTGGAATTACAACTAAAAATTAAAGAGCAGATTCTTTTCATGAGTGATTTAGAAGTTAGCATGGTAAATGTTCATGTTGTAGGACTTGTTAATCCAAAAGAAGATGGAAAGAATTACCAAGTGATGCATACAGAACTGGAGGAAAACGAGTGA
- a CDS encoding type II secretion system protein, protein MKKLKYEKGSILLESIVALSIISLVILTFFPFQTNMRQLLLERKNEVEFWRFAQDYVRQEIVVKEPTNFGQRISDGNQLVASWKGNVHSLTITNYNQEVITIEYLSSD, encoded by the coding sequence TTGAAAAAACTGAAATATGAAAAGGGATCAATTTTATTAGAGAGTATTGTAGCGTTATCCATTATTAGTTTAGTAATTCTTACATTTTTTCCCTTCCAAACAAATATGCGACAATTATTACTAGAACGAAAAAATGAAGTTGAGTTCTGGCGTTTCGCTCAAGACTATGTGAGGCAAGAAATAGTAGTAAAAGAACCAACAAATTTTGGACAACGTATTTCAGATGGAAATCAGTTAGTGGCTAGTTGGAAGGGAAATGTTCATTCATTGACGATTACGAATTACAATCAGGAAGTGATTACTATTGAATATCTTTCTAGCGATTAA
- the comGC gene encoding competence type IV pilus major pilin ComGC has protein sequence MKKFRKYLKDDRGFTLVEMVIVLFIISILSLIFIPNIANTKKDVEDDGRKALTTVIQTQADLYEYKNSERPTLDVLAEKKYITDGQKQKAIEWGILTEVIE, from the coding sequence ATGAAAAAATTTAGAAAGTATTTAAAAGATGATCGTGGTTTTACTTTGGTAGAAATGGTAATTGTATTATTTATTATTTCTATACTAAGTTTGATATTTATACCAAATATCGCAAATACAAAAAAAGATGTAGAAGATGATGGCAGGAAGGCATTAACAACCGTTATTCAAACACAAGCAGATTTGTATGAGTACAAAAATAGTGAAAGACCTACTTTAGATGTATTAGCTGAAAAGAAGTACATAACAGATGGACAAAAACAAAAAGCAATAGAATGGGGAATTCTTACAGAAGTGATTGAATGA
- the folD gene encoding bifunctional methylenetetrahydrofolate dehydrogenase/methenyltetrahydrofolate cyclohydrolase FolD, with the protein MKTELLDGKKLAQDMQLQMKERVNKLKEKGKIPGLTVILVGENKASQTYVRNKERQAKKIGIHSTIIRLPDTTTEEEVINEVEKLNENPAIHGILVQLPLPKQMDEQKVLRSIRYEKDVDGFHPMNMGNFLLGNQATLPCTPYGIMTLLKANGVELEGKRALVIGRSNIVGKPMALMLMNANATVTIAHSRTENLKELAQNADILISAIGSGHFVTADFLKSAAVVVDVGMNRDEHGKLIGDVDTEGAMGIASKITPVPGGVGPMTITMLLEQTIKKVEDELR; encoded by the coding sequence ATGAAAACAGAGTTACTCGACGGGAAAAAATTGGCCCAAGATATGCAACTTCAGATGAAAGAACGAGTCAATAAATTAAAAGAAAAAGGAAAAATTCCAGGTTTGACAGTTATTTTAGTAGGAGAAAATAAAGCTAGTCAGACATATGTACGAAACAAAGAAAGACAAGCCAAAAAAATAGGAATTCATTCGACGATCATCCGGCTTCCTGATACAACAACTGAAGAAGAAGTGATAAATGAAGTAGAAAAATTGAATGAAAATCCAGCGATTCATGGTATTTTAGTTCAATTACCTTTACCCAAACAAATGGATGAACAAAAAGTACTTCGATCCATTCGTTATGAAAAAGATGTAGATGGATTCCATCCAATGAATATGGGGAACTTTCTGTTGGGCAATCAAGCAACCTTACCATGTACACCTTATGGAATTATGACCTTATTAAAAGCTAACGGAGTAGAACTAGAAGGAAAACGTGCTTTAGTTATTGGACGAAGCAATATTGTAGGAAAACCGATGGCCTTGATGCTAATGAATGCCAATGCTACTGTAACGATTGCCCATTCTCGAACTGAAAACCTAAAAGAATTAGCTCAAAATGCAGATATTTTAATTTCTGCAATTGGAAGTGGACACTTTGTTACAGCTGACTTTTTAAAGTCAGCTGCTGTTGTAGTAGATGTAGGAATGAATCGAGATGAACACGGTAAATTAATTGGTGATGTAGATACGGAAGGAGCGATGGGAATCGCTAGTAAAATTACTCCTGTTCCTGGAGGGGTTGGTCCCATGACCATCACGATGCTATTGGAACAGACCATCAAAAAAGTAGAAGATGAATTGAGGTGA
- the nusB gene encoding transcription antitermination factor NusB produces MTFPSLNRHQIREKALQTIFQLNSNEELSREEAIQMALLSDIEDAEEGLVMIDQPYLSRLVDGVLDHLDAINESIRPYLKNWSLERLPKTDTIILQIAVYEMLYAQDEEVPQKVALNEAIELAKEYCDESSRKFINGVLSNLIDSTEKP; encoded by the coding sequence GTGACTTTTCCATCCTTAAACCGACACCAGATTCGGGAAAAAGCACTTCAGACTATTTTTCAATTAAATTCCAATGAAGAGTTAAGTAGAGAAGAAGCCATTCAGATGGCACTCTTAAGCGATATTGAAGACGCAGAAGAGGGGTTAGTTATGATCGATCAACCTTACTTAAGTCGTTTAGTAGATGGAGTATTGGATCATTTGGATGCTATTAACGAATCCATTCGTCCGTATTTAAAAAACTGGTCTTTAGAAAGATTACCCAAAACCGACACAATTATTTTACAAATAGCTGTTTATGAAATGCTATATGCTCAAGATGAAGAAGTTCCTCAAAAAGTTGCTTTAAATGAAGCAATTGAACTTGCAAAAGAATATTGTGATGAAAGTTCACGGAAATTCATTAACGGAGTATTATCCAATCTGATAGATAGCACAGAAAAACCTTAA
- a CDS encoding exodeoxyribonuclease VII small subunit, whose amino-acid sequence MSENKKEKRSFEEALQGLEKIVNQLESGDVPLEDALSQFQEGMELSKYCQETLNNAERTLTKMIGNDGTVQNFEEPNTAGGE is encoded by the coding sequence ATGTCTGAAAATAAAAAAGAAAAACGAAGCTTTGAAGAAGCCTTACAAGGTTTAGAAAAAATAGTAAACCAATTGGAATCAGGTGATGTACCATTAGAAGATGCTCTATCCCAATTTCAAGAGGGAATGGAATTGAGCAAATATTGTCAAGAAACTTTAAATAATGCTGAACGAACGTTAACGAAGATGATTGGAAATGATGGGACGGTTCAGAATTTTGAAGAGCCGAATACCGCTGGAGGAGAATAA
- the comGD gene encoding competence type IV pilus minor pilin ComGD, with the protein MSKNILQNQNGFTLFETLVVLSITTLLVLLIPIQGFMDTNELSEQFFFEDFLTQWENAQNYAVITGEPVKVELRKPINGISQIKFITNNGNVTFIDQKISVPASVSILENQSYWIKKSSGYITPQTIIFRTERYLFKIKIQFGNGRYHIEKTEI; encoded by the coding sequence ATGAGTAAAAATATTCTTCAAAATCAAAATGGCTTTACACTGTTTGAAACGCTAGTTGTTCTTTCGATTACAACGCTTCTCGTTTTACTCATTCCCATTCAAGGTTTTATGGATACAAACGAACTTTCCGAACAATTTTTCTTTGAGGACTTTTTAACACAGTGGGAAAATGCCCAAAATTATGCAGTTATTACGGGTGAACCAGTAAAAGTGGAATTACGTAAACCAATAAATGGGATTTCTCAAATTAAATTTATAACAAATAATGGAAATGTTACTTTTATTGATCAAAAAATCAGTGTACCAGCGAGTGTTTCTATCTTAGAAAATCAATCCTATTGGATCAAAAAATCATCAGGGTATATCACTCCACAAACCATTATTTTTCGAACGGAACGATATCTTTTTAAAATCAAAATTCAATTTGGAAATGGACGTTATCATATTGAAAAAACTGAAATATGA
- the xseA gene encoding exodeoxyribonuclease VII large subunit: protein MSKQYLTVTALTKYIKRKFDADPYLERVYLTGEISNYKKRQNHQYFSIKDDHAVIQAVMYKREFSRLKFQLQEGMKILLVGRVNVYEASGNYNIIIEHMEPDGIGALYQAYTDLKDKLAKEGLFSAPKKPLPVFPKKIAIVTSPSGAVIRDIMTTIKRRYPIAQLVLFPTVVQGKDSAPDIIKNLKKINEANEYDVVIIGRGGGSIEDLWSFNEEKVVRQIFSMDVPIISSVGHETDTTLSDLVADVRAATPTAAAELSVPVLADVLQHIQNQKQRLYQVMRSMFAVRQEKLNRLMHSYVFRQPNRIYEAHMLKVDQSTTQLQNEMIKRVTEAQHRYQQTSLQLRNVNPITKIRLLEKELQDIDGDLHVTMKRYLLEKERDMVQLMQSLDFLSPLKIMTRGYSYVTLEDQVVNSIQQIKVGDYVNINLKDGNVRTEINKIEEKKHV from the coding sequence GTGAGCAAACAGTATCTCACGGTAACTGCTTTAACTAAATATATTAAAAGGAAATTTGATGCGGATCCGTATTTGGAGAGAGTATACTTAACAGGAGAAATATCCAACTATAAAAAACGTCAAAACCATCAATATTTTAGTATTAAAGATGATCATGCCGTCATCCAAGCAGTAATGTACAAAAGAGAGTTTAGTCGCTTAAAATTCCAACTTCAAGAAGGAATGAAAATTCTTCTGGTTGGTAGAGTAAATGTTTATGAAGCAAGTGGCAATTATAATATCATTATTGAACATATGGAACCCGATGGAATTGGTGCTCTTTATCAAGCTTATACTGATTTGAAAGATAAATTGGCAAAAGAAGGTCTTTTTTCAGCACCTAAAAAACCATTGCCTGTATTCCCTAAAAAAATTGCTATCGTAACAAGTCCCAGCGGAGCAGTTATACGAGATATTATGACAACGATTAAAAGAAGATATCCGATCGCACAGTTAGTGCTTTTTCCAACGGTGGTCCAAGGGAAAGACTCCGCTCCTGATATTATTAAAAATTTGAAAAAAATTAATGAAGCAAACGAATATGATGTGGTTATTATCGGACGTGGTGGCGGATCTATTGAAGATTTATGGTCATTTAATGAAGAAAAGGTCGTACGCCAAATTTTTTCTATGGACGTTCCGATTATTTCATCAGTAGGACATGAAACGGATACAACATTATCCGATTTAGTAGCTGATGTGAGAGCAGCGACACCTACAGCAGCAGCAGAGTTGTCTGTTCCCGTTCTTGCAGATGTGCTACAGCATATCCAAAACCAAAAGCAACGATTGTACCAAGTAATGCGAAGTATGTTTGCAGTACGTCAAGAGAAATTGAATCGTCTGATGCATTCCTATGTTTTTAGGCAACCAAATCGAATTTATGAAGCACATATGTTGAAGGTTGATCAAAGTACTACTCAGTTACAAAATGAAATGATTAAAAGAGTAACCGAAGCACAGCACCGCTACCAACAAACTTCTCTGCAATTACGAAATGTTAACCCAATAACAAAGATACGCCTTCTTGAAAAAGAATTACAAGATATCGATGGGGATTTACACGTTACAATGAAACGTTATCTATTAGAAAAAGAACGTGATATGGTCCAATTGATGCAATCATTAGACTTTTTGAGTCCACTTAAAATTATGACCAGAGGATATTCTTATGTCACGCTAGAAGACCAGGTTGTCAACTCGATTCAACAAATAAAAGTAGGCGATTACGTGAATATTAATTTAAAAGATGGGAATGTCCGTACAGAAATAAATAAGATTGAGGAGAAGAAACATGTCTGA
- a CDS encoding Xaa-Pro peptidase family protein — MSRLSKIQAILKNKELDALLVTSPYNLRYVSNFTGTTGLALITQEQAFFITDFRYTKQAADQAKGFEIVRNNGPIFDEVKKIVESKGLIQLGFEDTHVSFRSFDQLETMLDCDLIPSSGIVEELREIKDESEIAIIKKACEIADAGFKYILDYIKPGVSEIEIANKLDFHMRELGATGVSFETIVASGYRSAMPHGVASEKLIEQGDFVTLDFGCYYNGYVSDMTRTVSVGEPLPKLKEIYKIVLEAQLKVLEEAKAGMTGIEVDRIARDVISSYGYGDYFGHSNGHGIGLEIHEGPNTSQKAPKKLVVGNVITNEPGIYLDGIGGVRIEDDLIITATGNEILTHSTKELIIL, encoded by the coding sequence ATGAGCAGACTTTCAAAAATACAAGCAATTTTAAAAAATAAGGAGCTAGATGCACTCCTAGTAACGAGCCCTTATAATTTACGTTATGTTTCAAATTTTACAGGAACAACAGGCTTAGCCTTAATTACACAAGAGCAAGCTTTTTTCATAACTGATTTCCGTTATACAAAACAAGCAGCGGATCAAGCAAAAGGTTTTGAAATCGTTCGGAATAATGGTCCAATTTTTGATGAAGTCAAAAAAATTGTTGAGAGTAAAGGACTTATTCAATTAGGATTTGAAGATACTCATGTTTCTTTTCGTAGTTTTGATCAATTAGAAACAATGTTAGATTGCGACTTAATACCTTCTTCAGGAATAGTTGAAGAGTTGAGAGAAATCAAAGATGAATCAGAAATTGCTATTATCAAAAAAGCATGTGAAATTGCAGATGCTGGTTTTAAATACATACTTGATTACATCAAACCAGGTGTTTCAGAAATTGAAATTGCAAATAAACTTGATTTTCATATGCGAGAACTAGGAGCAACAGGTGTTTCTTTTGAAACCATTGTTGCGAGTGGCTATCGATCCGCTATGCCTCATGGTGTAGCTAGTGAAAAACTAATTGAACAAGGAGATTTTGTAACTCTTGATTTTGGTTGTTACTATAATGGCTATGTATCTGATATGACAAGAACGGTTTCAGTAGGAGAGCCACTTCCTAAACTCAAAGAAATATACAAAATTGTTTTAGAAGCACAATTAAAAGTCTTAGAAGAAGCAAAAGCAGGTATGACAGGTATCGAAGTAGATCGTATCGCTCGTGATGTTATTTCTTCTTATGGATATGGTGATTACTTTGGTCATTCAAATGGACACGGAATTGGATTGGAAATTCATGAAGGTCCAAATACTTCTCAAAAAGCGCCAAAAAAACTAGTTGTGGGAAATGTGATAACAAATGAACCAGGAATCTACTTGGATGGAATCGGTGGAGTTCGGATCGAGGACGATTTGATTATTACAGCAACTGGAAATGAAATCCTTACACATTCTACAAAAGAATTAATAATCCTATAA
- the efp gene encoding elongation factor P: protein MISVNDFKNGLTIEMDGGLWKVVDFQHVKPGKGAAFVRTKLKNLRTGAAQEKTFRAGEKVGRAHIDNKKMQYLYESGGSHVFMDTENYEQIELNSDQIEHELDFLRENMEVHVIMYGSETLGVDLPNTVVLVVEETEPGIKGDTASGGSKPAKMETGLYVNVPFFVNVGDKLIINTTDSSYISRA, encoded by the coding sequence ATGATATCAGTAAATGATTTTAAAAATGGTTTAACAATTGAAATGGACGGTGGACTATGGAAAGTCGTTGATTTCCAACACGTTAAACCTGGTAAAGGTGCAGCTTTTGTACGTACAAAGCTTAAAAACCTTCGAACAGGTGCGGCTCAAGAAAAAACATTCCGTGCTGGTGAAAAAGTTGGACGCGCACATATTGATAATAAAAAAATGCAGTACTTATACGAATCAGGTGGTTCTCATGTGTTTATGGATACAGAGAATTACGAACAAATTGAATTAAACTCAGATCAAATTGAACATGAATTAGACTTCTTAAGAGAGAATATGGAAGTTCATGTAATTATGTATGGTTCAGAAACTCTTGGAGTAGATTTACCAAACACTGTTGTATTAGTCGTTGAAGAAACAGAACCAGGTATTAAAGGCGATACAGCATCTGGTGGTTCAAAACCAGCTAAAATGGAGACTGGATTATACGTAAACGTACCTTTCTTTGTGAACGTAGGAGATAAACTAATTATTAATACGACAGATAGCTCTTATATTTCTAGAGCATAA